The following proteins are encoded in a genomic region of Takifugu rubripes chromosome 21, fTakRub1.2, whole genome shotgun sequence:
- the LOC101078578 gene encoding transducin-like enhancer protein 4 isoform X2, whose protein sequence is MIRDLSKMYPPARHPVPHQPGQPLKFTINESCDRIKEEFHFLQAQYHSLKLECEKLASEKTEMQRHYVMYYEMSYGLNIEMHKQAEIVKRLNAICAQVVPFLSQEHQQQVVQAVERAKQVTMAELNAIIGQQLQAQHLSHGHAIPIPLTPHPAGLQPPLPPGAGTASLLALSSALSHQLPLKDDRKHHDNNSIGDHPRDRDSVKSSSVSPSASFRTGDKHRTSGDFPSDSKKQRTDDKELASTRYESDGEKSDDNLVVDVSNEDPTSPRGSPAHSPRENGLDKRRAVKKDAPLSPSSVASSSSTPSTKSKEINLNEKSTTPVSKSSTPTSHADVPTPSGTSALRTAASKPSGVETLAAGLRTPLAVPCSYPNPFGMVAHPGINGELGSGAAYSGLHNISPQMSAVAAAAAVAAYGRTQVVGFDPHHHIRVPGLPPSLSGIPGGKPAYSFHVSADGQMQPVPFPPDSLIGPGIPRHARQINTLGHGEVVCAVTISNPTRHVYTGGKGCVKVWDISHPGNKTPVSQLDCLNRDNYIRSCRLLPDGRTLIVGGEASTLSIWDLATPTPRIKAELTSSAPACYALAISPDSKVCFSCCSDGNIAVWDLHNQTLVRQFQGHTDGASCIDISNDGTKLWTGGLDNTVRSWDLREGRQLQQHDFTSQIFSLGYCPTGEWLAVGMENNNVEVLHVTKPDKYQLHLHESCVLSLRFAHCGKWFVSTGKDNLLNAWRTPYGASIFQSKESSSVLSCDISIDDKYIVTGSGDKKATVYEVNY, encoded by the exons ATGATTCGTGATCTGAGCAAGATGTACCCCCCGGCGCGGCATCCG GTCCCCCACCAGCCGGGACAGCCGCTGAAGTTCACTATCAACGAGTCCTGCGACCGGATCAAGGAGGAGTTCCACTTCCTGCAAGCCCAGTATCACAG CCTGAAACTGGAGTGTGAGAAACTGGCCAGTGAGAAGACGGAGATGCAGAGGCATTATGTCATG TACTACGAAATGTCGTACGGGCTGAATATCGAGATGCACAAGCAG GCGGAGATCGTCAAGCGGCTCAACGCAATCTGCGCCCAAGTCGtccccttcctctcccaggAG catcagcagcaggtggttcAGGCGGTGGAGAGAGCCAAGCAGGTCACCATGGCCGAGCTCAACGCCATCATCGGA cagcagctgcaggcgcAGCACCTTTCCCACGGCCACGCCATCCCCATCCCGCTGACGCCCCACCCAGCGGGCCTCCAGCCTCCCCTGCCCCCGGGGGCCGGCACCGCCAGCCTGCTGGCGCTGTCCTCCGCGCTGAGCCACCAGCTGCCGCTCAAAGACGACCGGAAGCACCACGACAACAACAGCATCGGCGACCATCCGAGAG ACAGAGACTCAGTCAAG AGCTCTTCCGTGTCGCCCTCGGCCAGTTTTCGGACTGGGGACAAACACAGGACTTCAGGCGATTTCCCCTCTGACAGCAAGAAGCAGAGGACGGACGATAAGGAGCTAGCATCGACGCGCTAC GAGAGCGACGGCGAGAAGAGCGACGACAATCTGGTGGTCGACGTCTCCAACGAG GACCCCACGTCCCCCAgaggaagccccgcccactctccCCGGGAGAACGGCTTGGACAAGCGTCGCGCGGTGAAGAAGGACGCCCCCCTGAGTCCCTCGTCCGTGGCCTCGTCCAGCAGCACGCCGTCCACCAAGTCCAAAGAGATCAATCTG AATGAAAAGTCCACGACGCCGGTGTCCAAATCCAGCACGCCCACGTCGCACGCCGATGTCCCGACACCCAGCGGCACCTCCGCCCTGAGGACCGCCGCCAGTAAACCGTCGGGGGTGGAGACGCTGG CCGCCGGCCTCCGCACGCCGTTGGCGGTGCCCTGCTCGTACCCCAACCCGTTCGGAATGGTAGCCCACCCGGGTATAAACGGAGAGCTGGGCTCCGGCGCCGCCTACAGCGGCCTCCATAACATTTCCCCGCAGATGAGCGcggtcgccgccgccgccgcggtgGCGGCTTATGGACGCACGCAAGTG GTGGGATTCGATCCTCATCACCACATCCGTGTTCCCGGCCTCCCCCCCAGCCTGTCGGGCATCCCTGGAGGAAAACC AGCCTATTCCTTTCACGTGAGTGCCGACGGACAGATGCAGCCCGTGCCTTTTCCTCCGGACTCGCTGATCGGTCCAGGCATCCCGCGCCACGCTCGCCAGATCAATACTCTCGGCCACGGGGAGGTGGTGTGCGCCGTCACCATCAGTAACCCCACGCGCCACGTCTACACCGGCGGGAAGGGCTGCGTTAAAGTGTGGGACATCAGCCATCCTGGCAACAAGACCCCCGTGTCCCAGCTGGACTGCCTC AACAGGGACAACTACATCCGCTCCTGTCGGCTGCTCCCCGACGGGCGGACCCTCATCGTCGGGGGCGAGGCGAGCACCCTGTCCATCTGGGACCTGGCGACGCCCACCCCGCGTATCAAGGCGGAGCTGACCTCATCGGCGCCCGCCTGTTACGCTCTGGCCATCAGTCCCGACTCGAAGGTttgcttctcctgctgctccgacGGGAACATCGCTGTCTGGGACCTTCACAACCAGACTCTGGTTCG GCAGTTCCAGGGTCACACCGATGGGGCCAGCTGTATAGACATCTCTAACGATGGGACCAAGCTGTGGACCGGCGGCCTGGATAACACCGTGCGCTCCTGGGACCTGAGAGAAGgacggcagctgcagcagcacgacTTCACCTCCCAG ATCTTCTCGCTGGGTTACTGTCCGACGGGGGAgtggctggcggtggggatggaGAACAACAACGTGGAGGTTTTGCACGTCACCAAGCCCGACAAGTACCAGCTCCACCTGCACGAGAGCTGCGTGCTCTCCCTCAGATTCGCCCACTGCG GGAAGTGGTTCGTGAGCACGGGGAAAGACAATCTGCTCAACGCGTGGAGGACCCCGTACGGCGCCAGCATCTTCCAG TCGAAGGAGTCGTCCTCGGTGCTGAGCTGCGACATCTCCATCGACGACAAGTACATCGTGACGGGCTCCGGGGACAAGAAGGCCACCGTCTACGAGGTCAACTATTAG
- the LOC101078578 gene encoding transducin-like enhancer protein 4 isoform X1: MIRDLSKMYPPARHPVPHQPGQPLKFTINESCDRIKEEFHFLQAQYHSLKLECEKLASEKTEMQRHYVMYYEMSYGLNIEMHKQAEIVKRLNAICAQVVPFLSQEHQQQVVQAVERAKQVTMAELNAIIGQQQLQAQHLSHGHAIPIPLTPHPAGLQPPLPPGAGTASLLALSSALSHQLPLKDDRKHHDNNSIGDHPRDRDSVKSSSVSPSASFRTGDKHRTSGDFPSDSKKQRTDDKELASTRYESDGEKSDDNLVVDVSNEDPTSPRGSPAHSPRENGLDKRRAVKKDAPLSPSSVASSSSTPSTKSKEINLNEKSTTPVSKSSTPTSHADVPTPSGTSALRTAASKPSGVETLAAGLRTPLAVPCSYPNPFGMVAHPGINGELGSGAAYSGLHNISPQMSAVAAAAAVAAYGRTQVVGFDPHHHIRVPGLPPSLSGIPGGKPAYSFHVSADGQMQPVPFPPDSLIGPGIPRHARQINTLGHGEVVCAVTISNPTRHVYTGGKGCVKVWDISHPGNKTPVSQLDCLNRDNYIRSCRLLPDGRTLIVGGEASTLSIWDLATPTPRIKAELTSSAPACYALAISPDSKVCFSCCSDGNIAVWDLHNQTLVRQFQGHTDGASCIDISNDGTKLWTGGLDNTVRSWDLREGRQLQQHDFTSQIFSLGYCPTGEWLAVGMENNNVEVLHVTKPDKYQLHLHESCVLSLRFAHCGKWFVSTGKDNLLNAWRTPYGASIFQSKESSSVLSCDISIDDKYIVTGSGDKKATVYEVNY; encoded by the exons ATGATTCGTGATCTGAGCAAGATGTACCCCCCGGCGCGGCATCCG GTCCCCCACCAGCCGGGACAGCCGCTGAAGTTCACTATCAACGAGTCCTGCGACCGGATCAAGGAGGAGTTCCACTTCCTGCAAGCCCAGTATCACAG CCTGAAACTGGAGTGTGAGAAACTGGCCAGTGAGAAGACGGAGATGCAGAGGCATTATGTCATG TACTACGAAATGTCGTACGGGCTGAATATCGAGATGCACAAGCAG GCGGAGATCGTCAAGCGGCTCAACGCAATCTGCGCCCAAGTCGtccccttcctctcccaggAG catcagcagcaggtggttcAGGCGGTGGAGAGAGCCAAGCAGGTCACCATGGCCGAGCTCAACGCCATCATCGGA cagcagcagctgcaggcgcAGCACCTTTCCCACGGCCACGCCATCCCCATCCCGCTGACGCCCCACCCAGCGGGCCTCCAGCCTCCCCTGCCCCCGGGGGCCGGCACCGCCAGCCTGCTGGCGCTGTCCTCCGCGCTGAGCCACCAGCTGCCGCTCAAAGACGACCGGAAGCACCACGACAACAACAGCATCGGCGACCATCCGAGAG ACAGAGACTCAGTCAAG AGCTCTTCCGTGTCGCCCTCGGCCAGTTTTCGGACTGGGGACAAACACAGGACTTCAGGCGATTTCCCCTCTGACAGCAAGAAGCAGAGGACGGACGATAAGGAGCTAGCATCGACGCGCTAC GAGAGCGACGGCGAGAAGAGCGACGACAATCTGGTGGTCGACGTCTCCAACGAG GACCCCACGTCCCCCAgaggaagccccgcccactctccCCGGGAGAACGGCTTGGACAAGCGTCGCGCGGTGAAGAAGGACGCCCCCCTGAGTCCCTCGTCCGTGGCCTCGTCCAGCAGCACGCCGTCCACCAAGTCCAAAGAGATCAATCTG AATGAAAAGTCCACGACGCCGGTGTCCAAATCCAGCACGCCCACGTCGCACGCCGATGTCCCGACACCCAGCGGCACCTCCGCCCTGAGGACCGCCGCCAGTAAACCGTCGGGGGTGGAGACGCTGG CCGCCGGCCTCCGCACGCCGTTGGCGGTGCCCTGCTCGTACCCCAACCCGTTCGGAATGGTAGCCCACCCGGGTATAAACGGAGAGCTGGGCTCCGGCGCCGCCTACAGCGGCCTCCATAACATTTCCCCGCAGATGAGCGcggtcgccgccgccgccgcggtgGCGGCTTATGGACGCACGCAAGTG GTGGGATTCGATCCTCATCACCACATCCGTGTTCCCGGCCTCCCCCCCAGCCTGTCGGGCATCCCTGGAGGAAAACC AGCCTATTCCTTTCACGTGAGTGCCGACGGACAGATGCAGCCCGTGCCTTTTCCTCCGGACTCGCTGATCGGTCCAGGCATCCCGCGCCACGCTCGCCAGATCAATACTCTCGGCCACGGGGAGGTGGTGTGCGCCGTCACCATCAGTAACCCCACGCGCCACGTCTACACCGGCGGGAAGGGCTGCGTTAAAGTGTGGGACATCAGCCATCCTGGCAACAAGACCCCCGTGTCCCAGCTGGACTGCCTC AACAGGGACAACTACATCCGCTCCTGTCGGCTGCTCCCCGACGGGCGGACCCTCATCGTCGGGGGCGAGGCGAGCACCCTGTCCATCTGGGACCTGGCGACGCCCACCCCGCGTATCAAGGCGGAGCTGACCTCATCGGCGCCCGCCTGTTACGCTCTGGCCATCAGTCCCGACTCGAAGGTttgcttctcctgctgctccgacGGGAACATCGCTGTCTGGGACCTTCACAACCAGACTCTGGTTCG GCAGTTCCAGGGTCACACCGATGGGGCCAGCTGTATAGACATCTCTAACGATGGGACCAAGCTGTGGACCGGCGGCCTGGATAACACCGTGCGCTCCTGGGACCTGAGAGAAGgacggcagctgcagcagcacgacTTCACCTCCCAG ATCTTCTCGCTGGGTTACTGTCCGACGGGGGAgtggctggcggtggggatggaGAACAACAACGTGGAGGTTTTGCACGTCACCAAGCCCGACAAGTACCAGCTCCACCTGCACGAGAGCTGCGTGCTCTCCCTCAGATTCGCCCACTGCG GGAAGTGGTTCGTGAGCACGGGGAAAGACAATCTGCTCAACGCGTGGAGGACCCCGTACGGCGCCAGCATCTTCCAG TCGAAGGAGTCGTCCTCGGTGCTGAGCTGCGACATCTCCATCGACGACAAGTACATCGTGACGGGCTCCGGGGACAAGAAGGCCACCGTCTACGAGGTCAACTATTAG
- the LOC101078578 gene encoding transducin-like enhancer protein 4 isoform X3, translated as MIRDLSKMYPPARHPPGQPLKFTINESCDRIKEEFHFLQAQYHSLKLECEKLASEKTEMQRHYVMYYEMSYGLNIEMHKQAEIVKRLNAICAQVVPFLSQEHQQQVVQAVERAKQVTMAELNAIIGQQQLQAQHLSHGHAIPIPLTPHPAGLQPPLPPGAGTASLLALSSALSHQLPLKDDRKHHDNNSIGDHPRDRDSVKSSSVSPSASFRTGDKHRTSGDFPSDSKKQRTDDKELASTRYESDGEKSDDNLVVDVSNEDPTSPRGSPAHSPRENGLDKRRAVKKDAPLSPSSVASSSSTPSTKSKEINLNEKSTTPVSKSSTPTSHADVPTPSGTSALRTAASKPSGVETLAAGLRTPLAVPCSYPNPFGMVAHPGINGELGSGAAYSGLHNISPQMSAVAAAAAVAAYGRTQVVGFDPHHHIRVPGLPPSLSGIPGGKPAYSFHVSADGQMQPVPFPPDSLIGPGIPRHARQINTLGHGEVVCAVTISNPTRHVYTGGKGCVKVWDISHPGNKTPVSQLDCLNRDNYIRSCRLLPDGRTLIVGGEASTLSIWDLATPTPRIKAELTSSAPACYALAISPDSKVCFSCCSDGNIAVWDLHNQTLVRQFQGHTDGASCIDISNDGTKLWTGGLDNTVRSWDLREGRQLQQHDFTSQIFSLGYCPTGEWLAVGMENNNVEVLHVTKPDKYQLHLHESCVLSLRFAHCGKWFVSTGKDNLLNAWRTPYGASIFQSKESSSVLSCDISIDDKYIVTGSGDKKATVYEVNY; from the exons ATGATTCGTGATCTGAGCAAGATGTACCCCCCGGCGCGGCATCCG CCGGGACAGCCGCTGAAGTTCACTATCAACGAGTCCTGCGACCGGATCAAGGAGGAGTTCCACTTCCTGCAAGCCCAGTATCACAG CCTGAAACTGGAGTGTGAGAAACTGGCCAGTGAGAAGACGGAGATGCAGAGGCATTATGTCATG TACTACGAAATGTCGTACGGGCTGAATATCGAGATGCACAAGCAG GCGGAGATCGTCAAGCGGCTCAACGCAATCTGCGCCCAAGTCGtccccttcctctcccaggAG catcagcagcaggtggttcAGGCGGTGGAGAGAGCCAAGCAGGTCACCATGGCCGAGCTCAACGCCATCATCGGA cagcagcagctgcaggcgcAGCACCTTTCCCACGGCCACGCCATCCCCATCCCGCTGACGCCCCACCCAGCGGGCCTCCAGCCTCCCCTGCCCCCGGGGGCCGGCACCGCCAGCCTGCTGGCGCTGTCCTCCGCGCTGAGCCACCAGCTGCCGCTCAAAGACGACCGGAAGCACCACGACAACAACAGCATCGGCGACCATCCGAGAG ACAGAGACTCAGTCAAG AGCTCTTCCGTGTCGCCCTCGGCCAGTTTTCGGACTGGGGACAAACACAGGACTTCAGGCGATTTCCCCTCTGACAGCAAGAAGCAGAGGACGGACGATAAGGAGCTAGCATCGACGCGCTAC GAGAGCGACGGCGAGAAGAGCGACGACAATCTGGTGGTCGACGTCTCCAACGAG GACCCCACGTCCCCCAgaggaagccccgcccactctccCCGGGAGAACGGCTTGGACAAGCGTCGCGCGGTGAAGAAGGACGCCCCCCTGAGTCCCTCGTCCGTGGCCTCGTCCAGCAGCACGCCGTCCACCAAGTCCAAAGAGATCAATCTG AATGAAAAGTCCACGACGCCGGTGTCCAAATCCAGCACGCCCACGTCGCACGCCGATGTCCCGACACCCAGCGGCACCTCCGCCCTGAGGACCGCCGCCAGTAAACCGTCGGGGGTGGAGACGCTGG CCGCCGGCCTCCGCACGCCGTTGGCGGTGCCCTGCTCGTACCCCAACCCGTTCGGAATGGTAGCCCACCCGGGTATAAACGGAGAGCTGGGCTCCGGCGCCGCCTACAGCGGCCTCCATAACATTTCCCCGCAGATGAGCGcggtcgccgccgccgccgcggtgGCGGCTTATGGACGCACGCAAGTG GTGGGATTCGATCCTCATCACCACATCCGTGTTCCCGGCCTCCCCCCCAGCCTGTCGGGCATCCCTGGAGGAAAACC AGCCTATTCCTTTCACGTGAGTGCCGACGGACAGATGCAGCCCGTGCCTTTTCCTCCGGACTCGCTGATCGGTCCAGGCATCCCGCGCCACGCTCGCCAGATCAATACTCTCGGCCACGGGGAGGTGGTGTGCGCCGTCACCATCAGTAACCCCACGCGCCACGTCTACACCGGCGGGAAGGGCTGCGTTAAAGTGTGGGACATCAGCCATCCTGGCAACAAGACCCCCGTGTCCCAGCTGGACTGCCTC AACAGGGACAACTACATCCGCTCCTGTCGGCTGCTCCCCGACGGGCGGACCCTCATCGTCGGGGGCGAGGCGAGCACCCTGTCCATCTGGGACCTGGCGACGCCCACCCCGCGTATCAAGGCGGAGCTGACCTCATCGGCGCCCGCCTGTTACGCTCTGGCCATCAGTCCCGACTCGAAGGTttgcttctcctgctgctccgacGGGAACATCGCTGTCTGGGACCTTCACAACCAGACTCTGGTTCG GCAGTTCCAGGGTCACACCGATGGGGCCAGCTGTATAGACATCTCTAACGATGGGACCAAGCTGTGGACCGGCGGCCTGGATAACACCGTGCGCTCCTGGGACCTGAGAGAAGgacggcagctgcagcagcacgacTTCACCTCCCAG ATCTTCTCGCTGGGTTACTGTCCGACGGGGGAgtggctggcggtggggatggaGAACAACAACGTGGAGGTTTTGCACGTCACCAAGCCCGACAAGTACCAGCTCCACCTGCACGAGAGCTGCGTGCTCTCCCTCAGATTCGCCCACTGCG GGAAGTGGTTCGTGAGCACGGGGAAAGACAATCTGCTCAACGCGTGGAGGACCCCGTACGGCGCCAGCATCTTCCAG TCGAAGGAGTCGTCCTCGGTGCTGAGCTGCGACATCTCCATCGACGACAAGTACATCGTGACGGGCTCCGGGGACAAGAAGGCCACCGTCTACGAGGTCAACTATTAG
- the psat1 gene encoding phosphoserine aminotransferase, which yields MEQKQVINFGAGPAKLPQPVLLQAQKELLTYSDTGISVLEMSHRSSDFNNILNRTKSLLRELLNIPDNYQVMFLQGGGSGQFSGVPLNLIGLKEGRCADYLVTGTWSAKAAKEAEKYGKVNVVHPKLDSYTKIPDSSSWNLNPSASYVYYCCNETVHGVEFNFVPETNGVVLVSDMSSNFLSRPVDVSKFGLIYAGAQKNVGCAGVTVVIVREDLIGHALKECPIVLDYKVQVENNSMYNTPPCFSIYIMGLVMEWIKNSGGSAAMETLNRKKSSTIYDIINASNGFYVCPVEEACRSRMNVPFRVGKKEGDEGLEKKFLDRASKRGMISLKGHRSVGGMRASLYNAVTVEEAEALADFMKEFQKEHQ from the exons atggagcagaaacaAGTCATCAACTTTGGTGCCGGACCCGCAAAACTCCCCCAACCC GTGCTGCTCCAAGCACAGAAGGAGCTTCTGACGTACAGCGACACCGGCATCAGCGTCCTGG AGATGAGTCACCGATCGTCCGACTTCAACAACATCCTGAACAGAACCAAGAGTCTGCTGAGAGAGCTGCT AAATATCCCCGACAACTACCAGGTGATGTTCCTGCAGGGTGGGGGGTCGGGGCAGTTCAGCGGCGTTCCTCTCAACCTGATTGGCCTGAAAGAGGGCAGGTGCGCCGACTACCTGGTCACCGGCACGTGGTCGGCCAAGGCGGCCAAAGAGGCCGAGAAATACGGAAAAGTCAACGTTGTCCACCCGAAGCTGGACTCCTAcacca AAATCCCCGACTCCAGCTCCTGGAACCTGAACCCCTCCGCCTCCTACGTGTACTACTGCTGCAACGAGACCGTGCACGGCGTGGAGTTCAACTTCGTGCCCGAAACGAATGGAGTCGTCCTTGTGAGCGACATGTCCTCCAATTTCCTGTCCCGGCCTGTTGATGTCTCAAAG TTTGGGCTGATTTACGCCGGTGCTCAGAAGAACGTTGGCTGCGCCGGCGTAACCGTGGTTATTGTCCGCGAGGACTTGATAGGCCACGCCCTGAAAGAGTGTCCCATTGTCCTGGACTACAAGGTGCAGGTGGAGAATAACTCCATGTACAACACGCCCCCCTGCTTCAG caTCTACATCATGGGTCTGGTTATGGAGTGGATCAAGAACAGCGGTGGCAgcgctgccatggaaacactCAACAGGAAGAAGTCCAGCACCATTTATGACATCATCAACGCCTCCAATGGTTTTTATGT GTGCCCTGTAGAGGAGGCCTGTCGGAGCCGCATGAACGTGCCCTTCCGGGTAGGGAAGAAAGAGGGGGATGAGGGACTGGAGAAGAAGTTTCTGGACAGAGCTTCCAAGCGTGGGATGATATCACTGAAGGGACACAG gtcagtggGAGGAATGCGCGCGTCTCTGTACAACGCGGTGACCGTGGAGGAGGCCGAAGCTCTGGCCGACTTCATGAAGGAGTTCCAGAAGGAGCACCAATGA
- the LOC101078578 gene encoding transducin-like enhancer protein 4 isoform X4, with product MFAASASLAPAWQSGPTSCCLFRSTGARSRLGAAAEIVKRLNAICAQVVPFLSQEHQQQVVQAVERAKQVTMAELNAIIGQQQLQAQHLSHGHAIPIPLTPHPAGLQPPLPPGAGTASLLALSSALSHQLPLKDDRKHHDNNSIGDHPRDRDSVKSSSVSPSASFRTGDKHRTSGDFPSDSKKQRTDDKELASTRYESDGEKSDDNLVVDVSNEDPTSPRGSPAHSPRENGLDKRRAVKKDAPLSPSSVASSSSTPSTKSKEINLNEKSTTPVSKSSTPTSHADVPTPSGTSALRTAASKPSGVETLAAGLRTPLAVPCSYPNPFGMVAHPGINGELGSGAAYSGLHNISPQMSAVAAAAAVAAYGRTQVVGFDPHHHIRVPGLPPSLSGIPGGKPAYSFHVSADGQMQPVPFPPDSLIGPGIPRHARQINTLGHGEVVCAVTISNPTRHVYTGGKGCVKVWDISHPGNKTPVSQLDCLNRDNYIRSCRLLPDGRTLIVGGEASTLSIWDLATPTPRIKAELTSSAPACYALAISPDSKVCFSCCSDGNIAVWDLHNQTLVRQFQGHTDGASCIDISNDGTKLWTGGLDNTVRSWDLREGRQLQQHDFTSQIFSLGYCPTGEWLAVGMENNNVEVLHVTKPDKYQLHLHESCVLSLRFAHCGKWFVSTGKDNLLNAWRTPYGASIFQSKESSSVLSCDISIDDKYIVTGSGDKKATVYEVNY from the exons ATGTTCGCAGCATCCGCGTCGTTAGCGCCGGCGTGGCAGAGCGGACCTACTTCCTGCTGCTTGTTTCGTTCAACGGGCGCTCGCTCACGACTGGGAGCTGCG GCGGAGATCGTCAAGCGGCTCAACGCAATCTGCGCCCAAGTCGtccccttcctctcccaggAG catcagcagcaggtggttcAGGCGGTGGAGAGAGCCAAGCAGGTCACCATGGCCGAGCTCAACGCCATCATCGGA cagcagcagctgcaggcgcAGCACCTTTCCCACGGCCACGCCATCCCCATCCCGCTGACGCCCCACCCAGCGGGCCTCCAGCCTCCCCTGCCCCCGGGGGCCGGCACCGCCAGCCTGCTGGCGCTGTCCTCCGCGCTGAGCCACCAGCTGCCGCTCAAAGACGACCGGAAGCACCACGACAACAACAGCATCGGCGACCATCCGAGAG ACAGAGACTCAGTCAAG AGCTCTTCCGTGTCGCCCTCGGCCAGTTTTCGGACTGGGGACAAACACAGGACTTCAGGCGATTTCCCCTCTGACAGCAAGAAGCAGAGGACGGACGATAAGGAGCTAGCATCGACGCGCTAC GAGAGCGACGGCGAGAAGAGCGACGACAATCTGGTGGTCGACGTCTCCAACGAG GACCCCACGTCCCCCAgaggaagccccgcccactctccCCGGGAGAACGGCTTGGACAAGCGTCGCGCGGTGAAGAAGGACGCCCCCCTGAGTCCCTCGTCCGTGGCCTCGTCCAGCAGCACGCCGTCCACCAAGTCCAAAGAGATCAATCTG AATGAAAAGTCCACGACGCCGGTGTCCAAATCCAGCACGCCCACGTCGCACGCCGATGTCCCGACACCCAGCGGCACCTCCGCCCTGAGGACCGCCGCCAGTAAACCGTCGGGGGTGGAGACGCTGG CCGCCGGCCTCCGCACGCCGTTGGCGGTGCCCTGCTCGTACCCCAACCCGTTCGGAATGGTAGCCCACCCGGGTATAAACGGAGAGCTGGGCTCCGGCGCCGCCTACAGCGGCCTCCATAACATTTCCCCGCAGATGAGCGcggtcgccgccgccgccgcggtgGCGGCTTATGGACGCACGCAAGTG GTGGGATTCGATCCTCATCACCACATCCGTGTTCCCGGCCTCCCCCCCAGCCTGTCGGGCATCCCTGGAGGAAAACC AGCCTATTCCTTTCACGTGAGTGCCGACGGACAGATGCAGCCCGTGCCTTTTCCTCCGGACTCGCTGATCGGTCCAGGCATCCCGCGCCACGCTCGCCAGATCAATACTCTCGGCCACGGGGAGGTGGTGTGCGCCGTCACCATCAGTAACCCCACGCGCCACGTCTACACCGGCGGGAAGGGCTGCGTTAAAGTGTGGGACATCAGCCATCCTGGCAACAAGACCCCCGTGTCCCAGCTGGACTGCCTC AACAGGGACAACTACATCCGCTCCTGTCGGCTGCTCCCCGACGGGCGGACCCTCATCGTCGGGGGCGAGGCGAGCACCCTGTCCATCTGGGACCTGGCGACGCCCACCCCGCGTATCAAGGCGGAGCTGACCTCATCGGCGCCCGCCTGTTACGCTCTGGCCATCAGTCCCGACTCGAAGGTttgcttctcctgctgctccgacGGGAACATCGCTGTCTGGGACCTTCACAACCAGACTCTGGTTCG GCAGTTCCAGGGTCACACCGATGGGGCCAGCTGTATAGACATCTCTAACGATGGGACCAAGCTGTGGACCGGCGGCCTGGATAACACCGTGCGCTCCTGGGACCTGAGAGAAGgacggcagctgcagcagcacgacTTCACCTCCCAG ATCTTCTCGCTGGGTTACTGTCCGACGGGGGAgtggctggcggtggggatggaGAACAACAACGTGGAGGTTTTGCACGTCACCAAGCCCGACAAGTACCAGCTCCACCTGCACGAGAGCTGCGTGCTCTCCCTCAGATTCGCCCACTGCG GGAAGTGGTTCGTGAGCACGGGGAAAGACAATCTGCTCAACGCGTGGAGGACCCCGTACGGCGCCAGCATCTTCCAG TCGAAGGAGTCGTCCTCGGTGCTGAGCTGCGACATCTCCATCGACGACAAGTACATCGTGACGGGCTCCGGGGACAAGAAGGCCACCGTCTACGAGGTCAACTATTAG